GTGCCAGGAAGGCGTCGATGGCCTCTCGGTCGTCATAGAAAGCAGGGTCTTCCCACTGCGCCCGCTGCTCACGGATCGCAGTCACCGCCCTGTCACCAAATCGCAGGGCCTGGGGCTCGACTTTCAACCACTGCGCGATAACCTGAAGCTTGTCCTGCGAGGGGATGGATTTTCCGCCGAGCCAACGTGAAACAGCCTGAAAGGTCACCGACCGTCCCCAGTATCGCGAATTGAACTCGCGCTCCAGAACAGCAGGGCGATCAGGGTATCCCGCGGCAAGCATCGCAGTGCGCAGGCGTTCGGCAAATTCCATCTTCTCGTTCATGGAGTGGACGTTAAATTCCAGCCCCACACACAACTGAACATGCTGTTGTGCTTAAAACTGAATTCATGATTTCATTTCCCAAGAATGCTGTGAAGGACGGCGGCAAGTCGTTCGATCACAGGCAATGCGCTTCGTATCCTGAGGCCGTGCACGATAGACCGGCGCATCGAATGCGGAGCAGAAAGGAAACGACTGGAGAAGCCTGACGCCAATGCGGTTCGGGCAGCACGAGGACAAGGAATGCCTACCCTTCATTACCTGAATTTCGAGGGTCACGACCTTTGCGTAGCGCATCGACCAGACGGCCTTGTGCTGCTGGACGGTACCGCGCTGGCACGTTTGCTCGGATACGCCGACGAACTCGGCGCTCTGCATTCACATTGCCGGGTCGAGGGTTTCTTTTTCGGCAACCAGCCTGGCCCAACGATCTGGATCGATATACACAACACCTACTGTTTGGTGTTTCACAGCGAGTCGTCGGCAGCCAAGCGCCTTGGCTGTTGGATCAGT
This DNA window, taken from Stutzerimonas stutzeri, encodes the following:
- a CDS encoding transcriptional regulator — translated: MNEKMEFAERLRTAMLAAGYPDRPAVLEREFNSRYWGRSVTFQAVSRWLGGKSIPSQDKLQVIAQWLKVEPQALRFGDRAVTAIREQRAQWEDPAFYDDREAIDAFLALPTEQRKVVRDVIKAFAKTGEAAGRPPARTVTKRSP